A genomic region of Nymphaea colorata isolate Beijing-Zhang1983 chromosome 2, ASM883128v2, whole genome shotgun sequence contains the following coding sequences:
- the LOC116249118 gene encoding protein TORNADO 1 isoform X1: protein MGLQVNNSYRSRKNLEVPTLVSDIRACVFRFCKNKKQQTSQCLVKRSRGNKSSDTSALRYHLNGLEKSMASNHDMRSIQQVLNEILSDKIHIESLSFHHFQPYDGCYQETETSMSFNISVNNISNFSHILAALASGRESQASFRMLEFHRVEWTFQEQKILCNWLKLNTCINRVVFRKNNFGDRSLSEFSEMLKRNIGIKELVFLESGIGSVGVSFLALGLSENKTVEELQIWDDSIGSKGAEDISQMIEANSTLKLLIILDSETITAAPIISAVLGRNRMMELHVWNSTSKDKNHKIVELVPEMNALRAYKFDIAGACRITCALGWNSTIKSLDMTGIQLKSRWAKEFQRVLEQNKSLKYVNLSRTKLKDKAAIYIAAALFKNQCLEGLELEGNLFGGVGIEHLLCPMSRFSMFYNQANMTLKSLTFGSGKAKINVSGMVAITKMIATNQSVTQLAICNNKNLKCEDFIKIFKSIEANSTLKYLSFRGCQGIEGKRMLEAIMDTLQVNPWIEDIDLTGTPLENGRHTDEIYKKLRMNGRLIMEVDLLKDIPLTKPKCCRVFLCGQGSSGKSTLCGTISQIFSSSKIQYTDHMRSLKSSVEQGVNTGGIRIKTLKDDDLKISMWDLAGENTFHVFHELIFPEQGSPTFFLIVSSMFKKPTNREPKQMHEIEEDIQYWLRFIITNSKKAQSQSLLPNVAVVLTHFDKLMQPTEYLKQIASCTNRLREKFQGYVELYPTLFAVDARSSMSVSKLACHMRTTSETIRERVPKVYGICEEVQKVLCEWRSENSNEPAMKWDEFCYMCQSRIEALRIRSRRDNLEKMEARRRAIVSSLQYLGELIYFDELGFLVLDCEWFCRDVIGLLIRMGGKQQNVAQRKGFIPRKELEKLLRKCLESWIPGAGLKTIKNIKVSDLIEMMVKLDLCYEQNPQDQHSEVLVPFLLEEKLGKLNKWISPTLDGTYVGRHFERDDSNHMFLTPGFFARLQVNLHNKILGPRQQHSATYTLERHLILINVNGVDIRIEYGGEYDQYVDVLACSNKKITEVIRLIQNLVVPSILALCRGVTLTESILRPKCVQELMPPRDRKLQQVLLQQLKGALLSLPANDMYEYQHTWPPVAEGSIMRIPSGFDFARDLLSEDEFNDVLQKRYHDLHRLAIELAVAPANNTHEPSPEAEVKPQSNVEPTILGIAKGIELVLQRLKFIEQELKDIKHEIQGLRYYEHILICKLHREINNLANFSMQLEEHRVPIMFYFVQGTGSYSRRLVTRMISSITPLRLHMLCEMRGEIHVVEDQLGCEVMKVDNIVIQQLAPYVNKFMKLLMLALKVGAHFAVGLGELIPDLSKELALVDSSIVYGATAMVAGALMIGGSRSSRQGSSRDIQQEFRVAQQWLKDFLQEQKCYRGKDIAEKFSLWRVRYRDNGQIAWICRRHRESRLNEIIEVPV from the exons ATGGGGTTGCAGGTTAATAACTCGTACAGATCCCGGAAGAATCTAGAAGTTCCAACATTGGTATCAGATATCAGAGCTTGCGTTTTCAGATTCTGCAAAAATAAGAAGCAGCAAACGA GTCAATGTCTCGTAAAGAGATCGAGAGGAAACAAAAGTTCCGACACTAGTGCCCTCCGATATCACCTCAACGGATTAGAGAAATCCATGGCTTCCAACCATGACATGAGAAGCATCCAACAGGTCCTCAACGAAATCCTTTCTGACAAGATACACATAGAGTCATTATCCTTCCACCACTTTCAGCCGTATGATGGTTGCTATCAAGAAACAGAAACTTCCATGAGCTTCAACATCTCTGTGAACAACATTTCCAATTTCTCACACATTCTAGCAGCATTGGCTTCAGGACGTGAGTCTCAAGCTTCTTTTAGGATGCTGGAGTTTCATAGAGTTGAATGGACCTTCCAAGAACAAAAGATATTATGCAACTGGCTCAAGCTAAATACATGTATCAATCGTGTTGTGTTTCGGAAGAATAATTTTGGAGACAGAAGCCTATCGGAATTCTCAGAAATGCTGAAAAGAAACATTGGCATAAAAGAATTGGTATTCTTAGAGAGTGGAATTGGGAGTGTTGGTGTGAGCTTCCTAGCTTTGGGGCTGAGCGAGAACAAAACAGTGGAAGAGCTACAAATATGGGATGATTCAATAGGCTCAAAAGGTGCAGAGGACATCTCACAAATGATAGAAGCAAACTCAACGCTAAAGCTTCTGATAATTTTGGACTCTGAGACCATCACTGCAGCACCAATTATCTCTGCAGTGCTAGGAAGAAACAGAATGATGGAACTTCATGTCTGGAACAGTACAAGCAAAGATAAAAATCACAAGATTGTCGAGCTGGTACCTGAAATGAATGCATTACGAGCTTACAAATTTGACATAGCAGGAGCTTGCCGGATAACGTGTGCTCTGGGTTGGAACTCTACGATTAAATCCCTAGATATGACTGGGATTCAACTAAAATCTCGTTGGGCAAAAGAGTTCCAAAGGGTCCTGGAACaaaataaaagtttgaaatatgtCAACTTGTCAAGAACCAAATTGAAAGACAAGGCAGCCATTTATATTGCAGCTGCACTCTTCAAAAACCAGTGTCTAGAAGGCTTAGAGCTTGAAGGCAATCTATTTGGTGGAGTAGGAATAGAGCATTTACTTTGTCCCATGAGTAGATTTTCAATGTTCTACAACCAAGCAAATATGACACTCAAGTCATTGACTTTTGGAAGTGGGAAAGCTAAAATAAATGTCAGTGGGATGGTAGCAATAACAAAGATGATTGCTACAAATCAAAGTGTCACTCAACTGGCTATTTGCAACAACAAAAACCTAAAGTGTGaagatttcattaaaatttttaagtcaATTGAGGCAAACTCGACTCTCAAGTATTTGTCTTTTCGTGGCTGCCAGGGTATTGAGGGAAAGAGGATGCTAGAGGCTATCATGGACACATTACAAGTGAATCCATGGATTGAAGATATTGATTTGACAGGGACGCCACTGGAAAATGGCAGACACACAGATGAAATATATAAGAAACTTAGGATGAATGGACGATTGATTATGGAAGTAGACCTACTTAAAGATATACCATTAACGAAGCCTAAATGCTGCAGAGTCTTTCTTTGTGGGCAAGGATCCTCTGGCAAGAGCACACTATGCGGTACCATCTCACAgattttttcttcatccaagaTTCAATACACGGATCACATGCGTAGTTTAAAAAGCTCAGTTGAGCAAGGAGTGAACACAGGTGGGATAAGGATCAAAACTTTGAAAGATGATGACCTAAAGATTTCAATGTGGGATCTTGCTGGAGAAAACacatttcatgtttttcatgaaCTTATCTTTCCAGAACAGGGTAGTCCTACTTTCTTTCTAATAGTTTCTAGCATGTTCAAAAAGCCTACAAACCGAGAGCCAAAACAAATGCATGAGATCGAGGAAGATATACAGTATTGGCTCAGATTCATAATCACCAATTCAAAAAAAGCACAATCGCAATCTCTACTGCCAAATGTCGCAGTAGTTCTCACTCATTTCGACAAGCTCATGCAACCAACAGAGTACTTGAAACAAATTGCAAGTTGCACAAACAGATTGAGGGAAAAATTTCAAGGCTATGTTGAACTGTACCCAACTCTATTTGCTGTTGACGCAAGATCATCTATGTCAGTAAGCAAATTGGCATGTCATATGAGAACAACAAGTGAAACCATTCGAGAAAGGGTACCTAAAGTTTATGGGATCTGTGAAGAGGTGCAAAAGGTTTTGTGTGAGTGGAGGTCAGAGAACTCTAATGAGCCAGCAATGAAATGGGATGAATTTTGCTATATGTGTCAATCAAGAATAGAAGCATTAAGGATCCGCTCAAGGCGAGATAATCTTGAGAAGATGGAAGCAAGGAGACGAGCAATTGTAAGTTCCTTGCAGTATTTGGGTGAGCTCATATATTTTGATGAACTTGGATTTCTTGTCCTGGACTGTGAATGGTTTTGTCGAGATGTAATTGGACTACTGATAAGAATGGGAGGAAAGCAACAGAATGTTGCACAAAGAAAAGGATTCATACCTAGAAAAGAATTGGAGAAACTTCTAAGAAAGTGCTTAGAGAGTTGGATACCAGGTGCAGGcctgaaaacaataaaaaatatcaaagtcAGTGACCTCATCGAAATGATGGTAAAATTAGATCTTTGTTATGAGCAAAATCCTCAAGACCAACATTCTGAGGTTCTAGTTCCATTCCTGCTTGAAGAAAAACTAGGGAAATTAAATAAATGGATTTCACCAACACTTGATGGCACCTATGTTGGCCGGCATTTTGAGCGTGATGACTCTAACCACATGTTTTTGACACCAGGATTCTTTGCCCGACTACAG GTCAATCTCCATAACAAGATTCTTGGACCAAGGCAGCAGCATAGTGCAACATACACACTCGAAAGGCACCTTATATTGATAAACGTAAATGGTGTTGACATAAGAATAGAGTATGGAGGAGAATATGATCAGTATGTAGATGTCTTAGCCTGCTCAAACAAGAAGATCACTGAAGTTATCAGACTAATTCAGAACCTTGTAGTCCCTTCTATTTTGGCTCTTTGCAGAGGTGTTACTTTAACAGAAAGCATTCTACGGCCAAAATGTGTCCAAGAACTCATGCCACCTCGAGACAGGAAGCTCCAACAAGTTTTACTGCAACAGTTAAAAGGTGCCCTCCTTTCACTTCCTGCTAATGATATGTATGAGTACCAACACACTTGGCCTCCTGTAGCAGAAGGAAGCATAATGAGAATACCTTCAGGTTTTGACTTTGCTAGAGACCTACTCTCTGAAGATGAATTTAATGACGTACTGCAAAAACGGTATCATGATCTCCACCGCCTCGCAATTGAGTTGGCAGTCGCACCTGCCAACAATACCCATGAACCATCACCAGAAGCTGAAGTTAAGCCTCAAAGTAATGTAGAACCAACAATTTTAGGCATTGCCAAGGGGATAGAACTGGTGTTACAAAGACTGAAGTTCATAGAGCAAGAACTCAAGGACATAAAGCATGAGATTCAAGGGTTAAGATACTATGAGCATATTTTGATATGTAAGCTGCATCGTGAGATTAATAACTTGGCCAATTTCAGTATGCAATTGGAAGAACATAGAGTCCCTATTATGTTTTACTTTGTTCAAGGCACAGGAAGCTACTCAAGACGTCTAGTCACCAGGATGATTTCAAGCATCACACCCCTTCGCCTACACATGCTATGTGAAATGAGAGGAGAGATTCATGTAGTTGAAGATCAATTGGGATGTGAGGTGATGAAAGTCGACAACATAGTAATTCAACAATTGGCTCCTTATGTAAACAAATTCATGAAGTTGTTAATGTTGGCACTAAAAGTTGGTGCTCATTTTGCAGTTGGACTAGGAGAGTTGATTCCAGATTTAAGCAAGGAACTTGCTTTAGTTGATTCATCAATTGTATATGGAGCAACAGCAATGGTTGCTGGAGCACTTATGATAGGGGGAAGTAGATCATCTAGACAGGGCAGTTCAAGAGATATTCAACAAGAGTTTAGGGTAGCTCAACAATGGCTGAAGGATTTTCTGCAGGAACAAAAGTGTTATAGGGGCAAAGATATTGCAGAGAAATTTTCATTATGGCGTGTTAGGTATCGTGATAATGGCCAAATCGCTTGGATATGCAGGAGACATAGAGAATCAAGGTTAAATGAAATCATAGAAGTGCCAGTGTAA
- the LOC116249118 gene encoding protein TORNADO 1 isoform X2, which translates to MASNHDMRSIQQVLNEILSDKIHIESLSFHHFQPYDGCYQETETSMSFNISVNNISNFSHILAALASGRESQASFRMLEFHRVEWTFQEQKILCNWLKLNTCINRVVFRKNNFGDRSLSEFSEMLKRNIGIKELVFLESGIGSVGVSFLALGLSENKTVEELQIWDDSIGSKGAEDISQMIEANSTLKLLIILDSETITAAPIISAVLGRNRMMELHVWNSTSKDKNHKIVELVPEMNALRAYKFDIAGACRITCALGWNSTIKSLDMTGIQLKSRWAKEFQRVLEQNKSLKYVNLSRTKLKDKAAIYIAAALFKNQCLEGLELEGNLFGGVGIEHLLCPMSRFSMFYNQANMTLKSLTFGSGKAKINVSGMVAITKMIATNQSVTQLAICNNKNLKCEDFIKIFKSIEANSTLKYLSFRGCQGIEGKRMLEAIMDTLQVNPWIEDIDLTGTPLENGRHTDEIYKKLRMNGRLIMEVDLLKDIPLTKPKCCRVFLCGQGSSGKSTLCGTISQIFSSSKIQYTDHMRSLKSSVEQGVNTGGIRIKTLKDDDLKISMWDLAGENTFHVFHELIFPEQGSPTFFLIVSSMFKKPTNREPKQMHEIEEDIQYWLRFIITNSKKAQSQSLLPNVAVVLTHFDKLMQPTEYLKQIASCTNRLREKFQGYVELYPTLFAVDARSSMSVSKLACHMRTTSETIRERVPKVYGICEEVQKVLCEWRSENSNEPAMKWDEFCYMCQSRIEALRIRSRRDNLEKMEARRRAIVSSLQYLGELIYFDELGFLVLDCEWFCRDVIGLLIRMGGKQQNVAQRKGFIPRKELEKLLRKCLESWIPGAGLKTIKNIKVSDLIEMMVKLDLCYEQNPQDQHSEVLVPFLLEEKLGKLNKWISPTLDGTYVGRHFERDDSNHMFLTPGFFARLQVNLHNKILGPRQQHSATYTLERHLILINVNGVDIRIEYGGEYDQYVDVLACSNKKITEVIRLIQNLVVPSILALCRGVTLTESILRPKCVQELMPPRDRKLQQVLLQQLKGALLSLPANDMYEYQHTWPPVAEGSIMRIPSGFDFARDLLSEDEFNDVLQKRYHDLHRLAIELAVAPANNTHEPSPEAEVKPQSNVEPTILGIAKGIELVLQRLKFIEQELKDIKHEIQGLRYYEHILICKLHREINNLANFSMQLEEHRVPIMFYFVQGTGSYSRRLVTRMISSITPLRLHMLCEMRGEIHVVEDQLGCEVMKVDNIVIQQLAPYVNKFMKLLMLALKVGAHFAVGLGELIPDLSKELALVDSSIVYGATAMVAGALMIGGSRSSRQGSSRDIQQEFRVAQQWLKDFLQEQKCYRGKDIAEKFSLWRVRYRDNGQIAWICRRHRESRLNEIIEVPV; encoded by the exons ATGGCTTCCAACCATGACATGAGAAGCATCCAACAGGTCCTCAACGAAATCCTTTCTGACAAGATACACATAGAGTCATTATCCTTCCACCACTTTCAGCCGTATGATGGTTGCTATCAAGAAACAGAAACTTCCATGAGCTTCAACATCTCTGTGAACAACATTTCCAATTTCTCACACATTCTAGCAGCATTGGCTTCAGGACGTGAGTCTCAAGCTTCTTTTAGGATGCTGGAGTTTCATAGAGTTGAATGGACCTTCCAAGAACAAAAGATATTATGCAACTGGCTCAAGCTAAATACATGTATCAATCGTGTTGTGTTTCGGAAGAATAATTTTGGAGACAGAAGCCTATCGGAATTCTCAGAAATGCTGAAAAGAAACATTGGCATAAAAGAATTGGTATTCTTAGAGAGTGGAATTGGGAGTGTTGGTGTGAGCTTCCTAGCTTTGGGGCTGAGCGAGAACAAAACAGTGGAAGAGCTACAAATATGGGATGATTCAATAGGCTCAAAAGGTGCAGAGGACATCTCACAAATGATAGAAGCAAACTCAACGCTAAAGCTTCTGATAATTTTGGACTCTGAGACCATCACTGCAGCACCAATTATCTCTGCAGTGCTAGGAAGAAACAGAATGATGGAACTTCATGTCTGGAACAGTACAAGCAAAGATAAAAATCACAAGATTGTCGAGCTGGTACCTGAAATGAATGCATTACGAGCTTACAAATTTGACATAGCAGGAGCTTGCCGGATAACGTGTGCTCTGGGTTGGAACTCTACGATTAAATCCCTAGATATGACTGGGATTCAACTAAAATCTCGTTGGGCAAAAGAGTTCCAAAGGGTCCTGGAACaaaataaaagtttgaaatatgtCAACTTGTCAAGAACCAAATTGAAAGACAAGGCAGCCATTTATATTGCAGCTGCACTCTTCAAAAACCAGTGTCTAGAAGGCTTAGAGCTTGAAGGCAATCTATTTGGTGGAGTAGGAATAGAGCATTTACTTTGTCCCATGAGTAGATTTTCAATGTTCTACAACCAAGCAAATATGACACTCAAGTCATTGACTTTTGGAAGTGGGAAAGCTAAAATAAATGTCAGTGGGATGGTAGCAATAACAAAGATGATTGCTACAAATCAAAGTGTCACTCAACTGGCTATTTGCAACAACAAAAACCTAAAGTGTGaagatttcattaaaatttttaagtcaATTGAGGCAAACTCGACTCTCAAGTATTTGTCTTTTCGTGGCTGCCAGGGTATTGAGGGAAAGAGGATGCTAGAGGCTATCATGGACACATTACAAGTGAATCCATGGATTGAAGATATTGATTTGACAGGGACGCCACTGGAAAATGGCAGACACACAGATGAAATATATAAGAAACTTAGGATGAATGGACGATTGATTATGGAAGTAGACCTACTTAAAGATATACCATTAACGAAGCCTAAATGCTGCAGAGTCTTTCTTTGTGGGCAAGGATCCTCTGGCAAGAGCACACTATGCGGTACCATCTCACAgattttttcttcatccaagaTTCAATACACGGATCACATGCGTAGTTTAAAAAGCTCAGTTGAGCAAGGAGTGAACACAGGTGGGATAAGGATCAAAACTTTGAAAGATGATGACCTAAAGATTTCAATGTGGGATCTTGCTGGAGAAAACacatttcatgtttttcatgaaCTTATCTTTCCAGAACAGGGTAGTCCTACTTTCTTTCTAATAGTTTCTAGCATGTTCAAAAAGCCTACAAACCGAGAGCCAAAACAAATGCATGAGATCGAGGAAGATATACAGTATTGGCTCAGATTCATAATCACCAATTCAAAAAAAGCACAATCGCAATCTCTACTGCCAAATGTCGCAGTAGTTCTCACTCATTTCGACAAGCTCATGCAACCAACAGAGTACTTGAAACAAATTGCAAGTTGCACAAACAGATTGAGGGAAAAATTTCAAGGCTATGTTGAACTGTACCCAACTCTATTTGCTGTTGACGCAAGATCATCTATGTCAGTAAGCAAATTGGCATGTCATATGAGAACAACAAGTGAAACCATTCGAGAAAGGGTACCTAAAGTTTATGGGATCTGTGAAGAGGTGCAAAAGGTTTTGTGTGAGTGGAGGTCAGAGAACTCTAATGAGCCAGCAATGAAATGGGATGAATTTTGCTATATGTGTCAATCAAGAATAGAAGCATTAAGGATCCGCTCAAGGCGAGATAATCTTGAGAAGATGGAAGCAAGGAGACGAGCAATTGTAAGTTCCTTGCAGTATTTGGGTGAGCTCATATATTTTGATGAACTTGGATTTCTTGTCCTGGACTGTGAATGGTTTTGTCGAGATGTAATTGGACTACTGATAAGAATGGGAGGAAAGCAACAGAATGTTGCACAAAGAAAAGGATTCATACCTAGAAAAGAATTGGAGAAACTTCTAAGAAAGTGCTTAGAGAGTTGGATACCAGGTGCAGGcctgaaaacaataaaaaatatcaaagtcAGTGACCTCATCGAAATGATGGTAAAATTAGATCTTTGTTATGAGCAAAATCCTCAAGACCAACATTCTGAGGTTCTAGTTCCATTCCTGCTTGAAGAAAAACTAGGGAAATTAAATAAATGGATTTCACCAACACTTGATGGCACCTATGTTGGCCGGCATTTTGAGCGTGATGACTCTAACCACATGTTTTTGACACCAGGATTCTTTGCCCGACTACAG GTCAATCTCCATAACAAGATTCTTGGACCAAGGCAGCAGCATAGTGCAACATACACACTCGAAAGGCACCTTATATTGATAAACGTAAATGGTGTTGACATAAGAATAGAGTATGGAGGAGAATATGATCAGTATGTAGATGTCTTAGCCTGCTCAAACAAGAAGATCACTGAAGTTATCAGACTAATTCAGAACCTTGTAGTCCCTTCTATTTTGGCTCTTTGCAGAGGTGTTACTTTAACAGAAAGCATTCTACGGCCAAAATGTGTCCAAGAACTCATGCCACCTCGAGACAGGAAGCTCCAACAAGTTTTACTGCAACAGTTAAAAGGTGCCCTCCTTTCACTTCCTGCTAATGATATGTATGAGTACCAACACACTTGGCCTCCTGTAGCAGAAGGAAGCATAATGAGAATACCTTCAGGTTTTGACTTTGCTAGAGACCTACTCTCTGAAGATGAATTTAATGACGTACTGCAAAAACGGTATCATGATCTCCACCGCCTCGCAATTGAGTTGGCAGTCGCACCTGCCAACAATACCCATGAACCATCACCAGAAGCTGAAGTTAAGCCTCAAAGTAATGTAGAACCAACAATTTTAGGCATTGCCAAGGGGATAGAACTGGTGTTACAAAGACTGAAGTTCATAGAGCAAGAACTCAAGGACATAAAGCATGAGATTCAAGGGTTAAGATACTATGAGCATATTTTGATATGTAAGCTGCATCGTGAGATTAATAACTTGGCCAATTTCAGTATGCAATTGGAAGAACATAGAGTCCCTATTATGTTTTACTTTGTTCAAGGCACAGGAAGCTACTCAAGACGTCTAGTCACCAGGATGATTTCAAGCATCACACCCCTTCGCCTACACATGCTATGTGAAATGAGAGGAGAGATTCATGTAGTTGAAGATCAATTGGGATGTGAGGTGATGAAAGTCGACAACATAGTAATTCAACAATTGGCTCCTTATGTAAACAAATTCATGAAGTTGTTAATGTTGGCACTAAAAGTTGGTGCTCATTTTGCAGTTGGACTAGGAGAGTTGATTCCAGATTTAAGCAAGGAACTTGCTTTAGTTGATTCATCAATTGTATATGGAGCAACAGCAATGGTTGCTGGAGCACTTATGATAGGGGGAAGTAGATCATCTAGACAGGGCAGTTCAAGAGATATTCAACAAGAGTTTAGGGTAGCTCAACAATGGCTGAAGGATTTTCTGCAGGAACAAAAGTGTTATAGGGGCAAAGATATTGCAGAGAAATTTTCATTATGGCGTGTTAGGTATCGTGATAATGGCCAAATCGCTTGGATATGCAGGAGACATAGAGAATCAAGGTTAAATGAAATCATAGAAGTGCCAGTGTAA
- the LOC116248909 gene encoding uncharacterized protein LOC116248909 isoform X1 — translation MAPAPPCPKNAARFNSTLCACAPGYLMEAGGRNCTLSRTSSNSVMVEFGVSLLAHFPNSHLLLQLPEVHPISGPVALIVVLSWITFAVALGAGKVHGRSTAWFRLRHWISQMYSATPRSI, via the exons ATGGCGCCGGCACCGCCTTGCCCGAAGAACGCAGCCCGCTTCAATTCGACGCTGTGCGCGTGCGCTCCGGGCTACCTGATGGAAGCCGGTGGCCGGAATTGTACACTTAGCCGGACATCGAGCAACAGCGTGATGGTGGAATTTGGGGTTTCATTACTCGCACACTTCCCCAACTCCCATCTTCTCCTCCAACTCCCTGAAGTTCACCCAATCTCAGGCCCTGTTGCGCTCATAGTTGTGCTCTCGTGGATAACTTTCGCCGTTGCCCTCGGCGCCGGTAAGGTCCACGGCAGAAGCACGGCGTGGTTCAGGTTAAGGCATTGGATCAGTCAGATGTACTCTGCCACTCCACGCAG CATATGA
- the LOC116248909 gene encoding uncharacterized protein LOC116248909 isoform X2, translating into MAPAPPCPKNAARFNSTLCACAPGYLMEAGGRNCTLSRTSSNSVMVEFGVSLLAHFPNSHLLLQLPEVHPISGPVALIVVLSWITFAVALGAGKVHGRSTAWFRLRHWISQMYSATPRSY; encoded by the exons ATGGCGCCGGCACCGCCTTGCCCGAAGAACGCAGCCCGCTTCAATTCGACGCTGTGCGCGTGCGCTCCGGGCTACCTGATGGAAGCCGGTGGCCGGAATTGTACACTTAGCCGGACATCGAGCAACAGCGTGATGGTGGAATTTGGGGTTTCATTACTCGCACACTTCCCCAACTCCCATCTTCTCCTCCAACTCCCTGAAGTTCACCCAATCTCAGGCCCTGTTGCGCTCATAGTTGTGCTCTCGTGGATAACTTTCGCCGTTGCCCTCGGCGCCGGTAAGGTCCACGGCAGAAGCACGGCGTGGTTCAGGTTAAGGCATTGGATCAGTCAGATGTACTCTGCCACTCCACGCAG CTACTGA
- the LOC116248908 gene encoding MLO-like protein 1: MAGGKKTYDLEFTPTWIIAAVCSVIIILSLLFERGLHHLGELLNKRNQKSLFEAVLKVKEELMLMGFISFLLSAFQAPLNCICIPSSYFDHMLPCRRKEFGSVFWQHHLEDQKYENHCEKKGKEQLLSTDAIHQLHIFIFVLAITHLSLTVVTICLGRLKILQWEAWENSIVEEADNSRSKITHVLSDQFIMEHYKALKGHSCVLSWLHSFFKQFHASITKIGYRTLRLGFIMMHCGGNPQFKFHKFIMRAYEDDFKKVVGISWYHWPFVVVLLLMNVGGWQTLFWMTLISLLLLLAVGTKLEHVISQLAKEVVEKHTAMEGELVVPLSDRHFWFKKPRLVLHFIHFILFQNAFQIAFFFWLWVTYGFRPCIMGKLHFLIPRLIFGVIIQVICSFSTLPIYAIVTQMGDSFNRMIFYEHVQGTLVGWAEKARRKNAAGPMSNRASPSMSSYTQAAHTGNRSPNEVQLQEAPLVHAVPTNTPATGRLEASPAKKIHAEEIAP, encoded by the exons ATGGCAGGTGGGAAGAAGACGTACGACTTGGAGTTCACGCCTACATGGATCATTGCCGCTGTTTGTTctgtcatcatcatcctctCCCTTCTCTTTGAAAGGGGGCTTCATCACCTTGGAGag TTATTGAACAAGAGGAACCAAAAATCGCTGTTTGAAGCAGTTCTCAAGGTTAAAGAAG AGCTGATGCTGATGGGCTTCATCTCCTTCTTGCTGTCGGCCTTCCAAGCGCCTCTCAACTGCATCTGCATCCCAAGCAGCTACTTCGATCATATGCTGCCGTGCAGGAGGAAAGAGTTCGGATCAGTGTTTTGGCAACACCATCTCGAAGACCAAAAATACGAAAACCACTGCGAGAAGAAG GGGAAAGAACAACTGTTATCAACTGATGCAATACATCAGCTGCACATTTTTATCTTTGTCTTGGCCATTACCCATCTTTCTCTCACCGTTGTGACCATATGCTTGGGTCGTTTGAAG ATTCTTCAGTGGGAAGCCTGGGAGAACTCGATTGTGGAAGAGGCTGACAATAGCA GATCCAAAATCACACATGTTCTGAGCGATCAGTTTATCATGGAGCACTACAAAGCATTAAAAGGCCATTCATGCGTACTAAGTTGGTTG CATTCCTTCTTTAAACAATTCCATGCATCAATAACCAAGATCGGTTACAGAACACTGCGTTTGGGATTCATAATG ATGCACTGTGGAGGGAACCCGCAATTCAAATTCCACAAGTTTATAATGCGTGCATATGAAGATGATTTTAAGAAAGTTGTTGGTATAAG TTGGTATCACTGGCCATTTGTCGTTGTCCTCCTGTTGATGAATGTTGGAG GGTGGCAGACACTTTTCTGGATGACACTTATTTCTTTACTA CTTCTGTTAGCTGTGGGTACAAAACTTGAACATGTAATCAGTCAGTTGGCCAAAGAAGTTGTGGAGAAACACACTGCAATGGAAGGAGAGCTGGTAGTTCCACTCTCAGACCGTCACTTCTGGTTCAAAAAGCCTCGCCTCGTCCTCCACTTTATTCACTTTATCCTCTTCCAAAATGCATTTCAGATTGCCTTCTTCTTTTGGTTGTGG GTCACCTATGGTTTTCGCCCTTGCATTATGGGGAAGCTCCACTTTCTCATTCCAAGATTAATTTttgg GGTGATTATCCAAGTTATATGCAGCTTCAGCACCCTCCCAATCTATGCCATCGTCACCCAG ATGGGAGACTCATTCAACAGgatgattttttatgaacatgTCCAAGGGACCCTTGTTGGATGGGCCGAAAAGGCTAGAAGAAAAAATGCTGCCGGTCCGATGAGCAACCGTGCCTCACCGTCAATGTCTTCTTACACCCAAGCCGCTCACACAGGAAACAGGTCGCCTAATGAGGTTCAACTACAAGAAGCCCCTTTGGTCCATGCAGTTCCGACCAATACTCCAGCGACAGGCAGACTCGAAGCATCACCAGCCAAGAAAATACATGCAGAGGAAATTGCTCCGTGA